The following coding sequences lie in one Arachis ipaensis cultivar K30076 chromosome B05, Araip1.1, whole genome shotgun sequence genomic window:
- the LOC107640809 gene encoding uncharacterized protein LOC107640809, with product MVEKALCDLGASINLMSLTMMRRMKIEEAKPTRMALQLADRTFKFPHGIVEDLLVKVGDFIFPADFVVLDMEEEAEASIILGRPFLATAGAIIDVQKGELTLRLHDEKLVFNVFKAMSYPSESLKECMRVDVVDIAIQETFEETTKEVAEEEFTKDIEVSDIKAAETTIPSMPERVKEEKEAPKPELKAVPPNLKYAYLGSDESHPVIISSTLSQEQEEELIKGAYLKALVPAFETDWIEGESSP from the exons ATGGTGGAGAAGGCCTTATGTGACTTAGGGGCCAGTATCAATTTGATGTCTCTAACAATGATGAGaagaatgaagattgaggaagccaaaccaacaagaatggcccTCCAATTGGCAGATCGAACTTTTAAATTCCCTCATGGGATAGTTGAAGATTTGTTGGTAAAAGTGGGAGATTTCATATTCCCTGCCGATTTTGTGGTATTAGATATGGAGGAAGAAGCCGAAGCTTCAATAATTCTGGGAAGACCCTTCctggctactgctggagccatcatagATGTACAAAAGGGTGAACTCACTCTTAGACTACATGATGAGAAATTGGTGTTTAACGTATTCAAAGCAATGAGCTATCCATCAGAATCACTAAAGGAATGCATGAGGGTGGATGTAGTGGACATTGCAATACAAGAAACCTTTGAGGAAACAACAAAGGAAGTGGCAGAGGAGGAGTTCACCAAGGACATAGAAGTTAGTGACATCAAGGCTGCTGAAACAACCATACCAAGCATGCCAGAGAGAGTGAAAGAAGAGAAGGAAGCACCAAAACCTGAGCTCAAAGCAGTGCCCCCTAatctcaagtatgcatacttaGGTAGTGATGAGAGTCATCCTGTTATCATTAGCTCTACCCTGAGTCAAGAACAGGAAGAAGAATTGATCAAG ggagcctatttaaaggccttagttcCTGCATTTGAAACGGActggattgaaggggaatccagcccctga